A window of Macrotis lagotis isolate mMagLag1 chromosome X, bilby.v1.9.chrom.fasta, whole genome shotgun sequence contains these coding sequences:
- the SMIM44 gene encoding small integral membrane protein 44 produces MVVGWGPRHLLEEESEDQTKEPPLFEDYRPPALDTVRLPKYVLYLLLAALVVIAVAYAIVGHLIKDLMHDLADWAFGPKPDQPESPRELPNSLEGEDLEELDLELTLTWRDEELTVSPEDALAGDREVQEPPCWPPHLAPRRPSIITFQEPASQQRLE; encoded by the exons ATGGTGGTGGGCTGGGGCCCTCGGCATCTTCTGGAAGAGGAGTCAGAGGACCAGACAAAGGAGCCACCTCTCTTTGAAGACTACCGACCTCCTGCCCTAGATACTGTTCGCCTGCCTAAGTATGTGCTGTACCTGCTACTTGCTGCCCTTGTCGTCATAGCTGTAGCCTATGCCATCGTTGGGCACCTCATCAAAGACCTCATGCATGACCTGGCTG ATTGGGCCTTTGGGCCGAAGCCAGATCAGCCAGAGTCCCCAAGAGAGTTGCCCAACAGTTTGGAAGGTGAAGACCTGGAGGAACTGGATCTGGAGTTGACCCTGACCTGGCGTGATGAAGAACTGACCGTCTCACCAGAAGATGCTCTAGCTGGTGATAGGGAAGTCCAGGAGCCCCCCTGTTGGCCTCCCCACCTTGCTCCTAGACGCCCTTCCATCATCACCTTCCAAGAGCCAGCATCCCAGCAAAGGCTAGAGTAG
- the DOHH gene encoding deoxyhypusine hydroxylase, translating into MVTEKEVEAIGQILVDPKQPLQARFRALFTLRGLGGPRAISWISQAFGDESALLKHELAYCLGQMQDTRAIPVLVEVLKDMSQEPMVRHEAGEALGAIGNPEVLELLKEYSKDPVVEVAETCQLAVRRLEWLQQNGGEPTGSPYLSVDPAPPAEEKDVGRLRAMLLDESCPLFDRYRAMFALRNAGGKEAALALADGLCCGSALFRHEVGYVLGQLQHEACIPQLTAALASRAENPMVRHECAEALGSIAHPDCLAALRAHAADAERVVRESCEVALDMYAYENGPEFQYANGLSQLCQSSPMPGGCS; encoded by the exons ATGGTAACAGAGAAGGAAGTAGAGGCCATCGGGCAGATCCTTGTGGATCCCAAGCAGCCTCTGCAGGCCCGTTTCCGGGCTCTGTTCACCCTTCGGGGTCTGGGTGGCCCTAGGGCCATTTCCTGGATCAGCCAGGCCTTTGGGGATGAGTCTGCCCTTCTGAAGCATGAGCTGGCCTACTGCCTGGGCCAAATGCAGGACACAAGGGCCATCCCTGTGTTAGTGGAGGTACTGAAGGATATGAGCCAGGAGCCAATGGTCCGGCATGAGGCTG GAGAGGCTCTGGGAGCCATTGGCAACCCAGAAGTGTTGGAACTCCTGAAGGAATACTCCAAGGATCCTGTTGTCGAG GTGGCAGAGACATGCCAGTTGGCCGTGCGACGACTAGAGTGGCTACAGCAGAATGGTGGGGAGCCCACAGGTAGCCCCTACTTGTCTGTGGACCCAGCCCCACCAGCTGAGGAGAAGGATGTGGGACGTCTTCGGGCCATGCTGCTGGATGAGTCTTGCCCACTCTTTGACCGTTACCGGGCAATGTTTGCTCTGCGAAATGCTGGGGGCAAAGAGGCTGCGCTGGCCCTTGCAGATG GTCTGTGTTGTGGCAGTGCTCTGTTCCGCCATGAAGTGGGCTATGTGTTGGGTCAACTGCAACATGAGGCTTGCATACCTCAGCTTACAGCTGCCCTGGCCAGTCGAGCCGAGAACCCCATGGTACGACATGAGTGTGCTGAGGCCTTGGGTTCTATTGCTCACCCTGACTGCCTGGCAGCTCTTCGGGCCCATGCGGCTGATGCAGAGCGTGTGGTGCGTGAGAGCTGTGAAGTGGCCCTGGATATGTATGCCTATGAGAATGGGCCTGAGTTTCAGTATGCCAATGGCCTCAGCCAGCTTTGCCAGTCCTCTCCTATGCCAGGTGGATGCTCCTGA
- the SMIM24 gene encoding small integral membrane protein 24, translating to MELQETIFVLSTLLLSSADAQEVIGRRLQPWLQGLTAVVVFLFIVFVLMLANRFWCSKKRNDEEEEFGESQTTPDSNENIQMRKRIAPPKEEKGHINEALESDERDAASKDTKSTSF from the exons ATGGAGCTCCAGGAGACCATCTTTGTGCTGTCCACACTGTTGCTGTCATCAGCAGATGCCCAGGAAG TGATTGGGAGAAGGCTGCAGCCCTGGCTGCAAGGACTGACAGCTGTTGTGGTCTTCCTCTTTATTGTCTTCGTCCTCATGCTGGCCAACCGGTTTTGGTGTTCCAAGAAGAG aaatgatgaagaggaggaaTTTGGAGAGAGCCAAACAACTCCGGACAGCAACGAAAACATTCAAATGAG GAAAAGAATTGCACCACCAAAGGAGGAGAAAGGCCACATCAATGAAGCCTTGGAATCGGATGAAAGGGATGCTGCCAGCAAAGATACGAAATCCACTTCCTTTTGA